CGCTGAGCAGCGCGATCGCCGAGGACCGCACGCTCACTTGCGCACCAGCAGATCGCCGACCTTTACCGGTTCGCGAGGCTCGGTGACGGGCTCGTTCGGATGGCCGATCGCGATGGCGCCCAACGGTTCCCAATCCCCGGGCAGGTCCAGCTCGGCGCGAACCAAGTCAGCGGCGAAAATCGTCGACCCGATCCAGCAGCTGCCGACGCCGCGCACCGCCAAGGCCACCAGCAGGGCCTGAACCGCGGCGCCGACCGCGACGGTGAACATCGTGTGCTCGGCGTCGGTGCGGGCGGCGTCGGGATAACTGTGGGCGCCGTCGGGCACCAGGAAGGGGATGACGACTTCGGGTGCGTCGTAGAGGATCTGGCCGCGCGCGACCCGTCGCTCGACCGCGTCGGCGGGCTTGCCGTCGCCGGTGAGGTCGGCTCGCCACTTGTCGCGCATCCGCTCGAGCAGCCGGTCGCGGATGGCCCGGGTCTGCAGCCACACGAAGCGCACCGGCCGGGTGTGGTGCGGTGCGGGGGCGGTCAGCGCTTCGGCCACCGCGTCTTCGATCAGGTGCGGCGCCACGGGCTCGTCGGCGAACTGGCGTATCGAGCGCCGGAACAGCTGCGCCTGTCGGCGACCGAGCTCCAGGGCTTCCGCGGTACCGAGCCAGAACAGGTCGTCGGTGCCAGAGCGCACGAGATGGCGCGCGGTCGCCCCGGTTTCGGTGACCACAGCGGCGGGCAACCCGCGCACGACCGCGACCGGGACCGCGGTCAGCTTGCCTTTGACGAGGTCGGCCGCGGCCGCGATTTCGTCAGCGACCGCGACTTCGGTGACCACCAGTTCGTTGCCGTGCCGGTCGACCGCGCCGGCGTAGCCGTGCAGCACCGAGACGCCGGCCGAGCCCACGGCGGCGTCGGTTTGGCCGTTGCGCCAGGCGCGGCCCATGGTGTCGGTGATGACGACACCGACGGTGACACCCAGGACGTCGCGCAGCCCGGACCGTAGCGCCGCGGCACTGCCATCGGGATCGACGGGCAGCAAAGCCAATTCGTCGGTGCCGATGTTGGATCCGTCGACGCCAGACGCCGCCTGCACCACACCCAGCCCGTTCTCGGTGATCAGCGTACGGCCTTTGCGCGCCAGTACTCGAACGGATTCAGCGTCAACGAGCTTGCGGCGCAGGGTATCTCGTTGTTCGGGGTCTTCCGGCGCGGGCACCAGGCGGCCTTCGCACTTGGACAGCACTTTGCTGGTCACCACCAACACGTCGCCGTCGCGCAACCAGGGCGCGGCCGTCGCGAGCGCCGCGGTCAGGTCGTCGCCGGGCCGGAACTCCGGAAGCCCGGTCACCGGCAGGATTTCGATCGGCGACGCGGCGCCGTGCTCGCTGGTGCTCATACCGCCACGCCCGCAAGCTCGAGCCCGGCTCGAACCATCTCGGCGGTCGCCTTGGGGTCGGTCATCAGCAGCGGCACCGAACGCACTCCCATGCCGTCGATCTCGGCATGGTCGCCCTCATGAATCAGCCAGTAGTCCAGGATGCCGGTGCCGGCTCGC
This genomic stretch from Mycobacterium paraterrae harbors:
- a CDS encoding coenzyme F420-0:L-glutamate ligase; this translates as MSTSEHGAASPIEILPVTGLPEFRPGDDLTAALATAAPWLRDGDVLVVTSKVLSKCEGRLVPAPEDPEQRDTLRRKLVDAESVRVLARKGRTLITENGLGVVQAASGVDGSNIGTDELALLPVDPDGSAAALRSGLRDVLGVTVGVVITDTMGRAWRNGQTDAAVGSAGVSVLHGYAGAVDRHGNELVVTEVAVADEIAAAADLVKGKLTAVPVAVVRGLPAAVVTETGATARHLVRSGTDDLFWLGTAEALELGRRQAQLFRRSIRQFADEPVAPHLIEDAVAEALTAPAPHHTRPVRFVWLQTRAIRDRLLERMRDKWRADLTGDGKPADAVERRVARGQILYDAPEVVIPFLVPDGAHSYPDAARTDAEHTMFTVAVGAAVQALLVALAVRGVGSCWIGSTIFAADLVRAELDLPGDWEPLGAIAIGHPNEPVTEPREPVKVGDLLVRK